One window of Thermus caldifontis genomic DNA carries:
- a CDS encoding histidine phosphatase family protein, translating to MKEIWLIRHGETEWNVNKRFQGHLDVPLSPVGIGQAFRLAQRLARSQLPFHGLYASDLRRARETAEPLAAMLGLPLETSPLLREIDVGLLAGLSRVEAEARYPEFIQEAQRDPWHTPRPGGESMADLARRLEAFLEVLPPGRHLLVTHGGVIRAALKMALDLEGDAWRRFHIPNTSITRILLPAQEVLTVSDSAHLETWADWLSDESVK from the coding sequence ATGAAAGAGATCTGGCTCATCCGCCACGGGGAAACCGAGTGGAACGTCAATAAGCGCTTTCAAGGCCACCTGGATGTGCCCCTCTCCCCGGTGGGCATCGGCCAAGCCTTCCGCCTGGCCCAGCGGCTTGCCCGAAGCCAACTTCCCTTCCACGGGCTTTACGCCTCCGACCTACGCCGGGCCCGGGAAACCGCCGAGCCCCTGGCAGCGATGCTGGGCCTCCCCTTGGAAACCTCCCCGCTTCTGCGGGAGATTGACGTGGGTCTCCTGGCAGGCCTAAGCCGGGTGGAAGCGGAAGCCCGTTACCCCGAGTTCATCCAGGAAGCCCAGAGGGACCCCTGGCATACCCCCCGTCCAGGTGGGGAAAGCATGGCGGACCTGGCCCGGCGCCTGGAGGCTTTCCTGGAGGTGCTCCCACCCGGCCGCCACCTCCTGGTGACCCATGGGGGGGTCATCCGCGCGGCCCTGAAGATGGCCCTGGACCTCGAGGGCGATGCCTGGAGACGCTTCCACATCCCCAACACCTCCATCACCCGCATCCTTCTACCGGCTCAGGAGGTCCTAACGGTTTCCGATAGCGCTCACCTGGAAACCTGGGCCGACTGGCTTTCCGACGAAAGCGTCAAATAA